Genomic segment of Leopardus geoffroyi isolate Oge1 chromosome B2, O.geoffroyi_Oge1_pat1.0, whole genome shotgun sequence:
gagaattcactccatttacatttagtgagATGTATGTACATTTTACAGTACTAGTAAGCACAGACTGAAAGGCCATATTGCCTATGACTGAGGCAAAAACAGGtctattatttgattttttttaatctaaaaaactAATGATTCACTTTTTATGAATATGTGGAAATAATTCATAAAACTATGGCAATTTCATGGGtgcatcatttattcaaatagTTTTCATAAAATCCCATGGCTATATTGTTTCATATGATCATTCCACCAACCACAAACTgtatttggtgttttgtttttttttttttttttgagatttattgtATAAATTGCTAAATGCTTGGTCTTGACAGGAAACACATAGTAAGAAAAGATGGACCCGAAAAATGGAAGTTCTTTCACGGGCTTTATCCTGCTGGGTTTCTCTGACCGGCCTCAGCTGGAGCGAGTCCTCTTTGTGGTTCTTCTGATCTTCTATCTGCTCACCCTGCTGGGAAACACAAACATCATTGCGTTGTCCCGCCTGGACCCACACCTGCAGactcccatgtactttttcctgtCCAACCTAAGCTTTCTGGACCTGTGTTACACGACCAGCACTGTTCCTCAGCTGCTGGTTCATCTCAGGGGAGCAGACAAGTCTATCTCCTTCGCTGCCTGTGTAGCTCAGCTGTTCATCGCTCTAGGGTTGGGAGGCACAGAATGCATTCTGTTGGGGGTGATGGCATTTGACCGCTACGCAGCCGTCTGCAGGCCCCTGCACTACACAGTGATCATGCACCCCCGTCGCTGTGCCCTGATGGCTTCTGCGTCATGGTTCATTGGTTTTGCCAACTCCTCGTTGCAGTCGGGGCTTATCTTCCTTGTACCACTTtgtgggagaaataaaatagaccaCTTCTTTTGTGATGTCGCCCCACTGCTCAAGCTTGCCTGTGTTGACACCACTGGGAATGAGAATGAGATCTTCTTTGCCAGTGTGATCATTCTCCTCATACCTGTGGCATTAATCACGGTCTCCTATGGTCAGATAGTCAGGGCAGTGTTAAGAATAAAGTCAGCTACAGGGCAGAGGAAAGCGTTTGGGACATGTGGGTCCCACCTCACGGTGGTCTCCCTGTTCTATGGCTCGGCCATCTATGCTTACGTCCAGCCCAGCAACAACCATTCCCAGGATCAGGGCAAGTTCGTTTCTCTCTTCTACACCATCGTCACCCCCATGGCCAACCCCTTCATATATACCCTGCGGAACAAGGATGTGATGGGGGCAATGAGGAAGGTGTTGTGTAGGGGCTATGACTCCAGATGACTGGGGAAAGACCCTCTCATGGAAGTCTTCGAATGCCAGAATCTTTAAGATTTCTGTGTCCTCAGCATTTCCCCTGACAACTCTGAAGGGAGCTTCcttaattcattctttcatgcAAGTGAGTGTTCAAACTCTAAGTTCATAGACGCATTGCAGCCTCCAGAGATGCCGAGTTAGTGTTTGTAAACCATCTGCATCATATTAATATTGTAAAAAGTTTCACAGGATTTTCTCATTTCACCCCCTTTTAGAGAACACTATTCCATTGCTAATTGCAAAGGACGGTTACAAGACACCATAATACataggaaaataagaataaaaaccacTAGAACattgtaataaatattaatactGTAACATTTTCTTACAAAAGCTGGAGGCTATTGCTGATTCTCTCAAGTAGCTCACGGCTCTATGACAATGGCCGTAGCCTGACTGGATCACAACTTTTTCCCAGAAGTAGGAGGGCAAGTgtagaaaaaacaaactttagaTCGGACAAAAGTTGCTAACATCCATCCTGGTAAAGCTGTTCAGATATCAGGCCATGGTATCATGTTGCCATTGtgatactgttttcattttgaaacacacttctttgtttttcaaaaaaattttttctttagaattcaCTTTTATTAGTTTAgtgtttaattaaatttttattgtcattcCATTAGAGTTAACCTACAGTTTTATATTCTTTccggtgtacaatatagtgattccacattTCCACCATCACATGTACTCTGTTTAATTTCCGTCACctttttaacccatccccccaggccctcccctgtGGCACCAgtgagcccagagaagggaagggagattCTCAGTTTCATGCGTCCCTACCTTCGTAGCCCTGTCCTGGCCTTAGGGCTGTCACACGTTAGCATAATGGCAGGGTGTGCAGTGTAGGGTGACTGCACTCTGAACACGCCCTCTGCATCCTGCTAAACTCACTCCTGGATCAGTCATCAGAGCGCAGTCACCCTGTAAGTCCCTCCTGTACCTCCTAGTCTGCACATTTCGCAGCTACTGTTGGCCAGAGTCCTGCTCTGACCAGGCTCACAGAGGAGGCAGGAACAGGTCACAGACGCCTGCCAACTCCACCCTTCACAGGTGACTGCTTTTTGGATGCTTGTTTTGTGATACGGGTGAGAGCCTTCTTTCACCGCAGTGGTGGTGTGGCATGTTTGAGCCCTGATGGTGCAGACTGGGAACCACCGTGTGTGGACTCGTGGTTTGCAGGGGAAAGGGGGGCTGCGTGTAGATGCAGAAAGGAGAGGATGAATGACTGGAGATCAGTGGCATCCAGGGAAGGGCTCCCCTAGGTGGCCTTAGACACAGGACACTGGCTTCTGGGAGgagacatttccttttttccccatggCTCTTCCTGCTGTTTTGGAATTGAGTTGACATGAGACAGAGTAACTGGAGAAAACACCCAAAGTTTTATTACCACCACACGGAGGCCCAATCTGGACAttaagacccaaagaaatgagcaaagtaGGTGGTTTTTGCCCCGTTTATAGAGAGACAACAGATGAGCGTGGAATtgacaggagaaagaaaactgggGTTTGGAGCTGCAGTTAGCAGGGAATGCGAAGTGGAATGTGGGCTGAGGTAGTGGGTTAGTAAAGAAGTAGCAGGTTTATTTCTACAGCCTTCTCAGCTCTAAGGTCCCCACCTGTGGTGACAAgtggtcatttttatttcacagtCATTTCATTCAGGAGATATTTCCTGCTTCCAGGGCGACAGAGGAGGGTGTGATGTCCTCACACCTGCTCTTTCCCTAGTAGCTTCTATTCAAAGTGATCAATATGCTGTTGAGGTCCACGTTGGGGGGCCTCCCTGGGTTCCCACACTTGCTCcgtttataaaatttaattctattGATTTACATTGTTGGGTGGATTTATTTTAACCACTGGAGGGAATGAAATCTACGAGATCTCTAGGAAGTGTAAGTTCTTCTGATTCGTGAACCATTTCTGAGAATGGTTTCAACCTCTTTTCAGGATGAGGCTGTTCAGTTGTGGTACTTGTGTGTTGAGTCTCAGAGAAGCATCATGGACGTTTCTACTGATTGGGTTATTTGGGACCTCCATGATCAATGGCCTGTCTTGATCAGTGGTCAAAGCCTTTGACAGGGCTCCGTCCCCCCGAATCTGTGGTAGCAGGT
This window contains:
- the LOC123609439 gene encoding putative olfactory receptor 2B8, which produces MDPKNGSSFTGFILLGFSDRPQLERVLFVVLLIFYLLTLLGNTNIIALSRLDPHLQTPMYFFLSNLSFLDLCYTTSTVPQLLVHLRGADKSISFAACVAQLFIALGLGGTECILLGVMAFDRYAAVCRPLHYTVIMHPRRCALMASASWFIGFANSSLQSGLIFLVPLCGRNKIDHFFCDVAPLLKLACVDTTGNENEIFFASVIILLIPVALITVSYGQIVRAVLRIKSATGQRKAFGTCGSHLTVVSLFYGSAIYAYVQPSNNHSQDQGKFVSLFYTIVTPMANPFIYTLRNKDVMGAMRKVLCRGYDSR